Proteins encoded in a region of the Tautonia rosea genome:
- a CDS encoding GntR family transcriptional regulator has translation MTTSLKLQRVPGEARLSEVAYEAILNAIISGQLAPGDPIGVQALARQFAISRTPVHDAVLQLIGDGLVTQRANHRPTVASANDREVAELFDMRALLEGEAAALAASRIDRPTLLTFRSELDNLASSWEQPGWVQRWAEHDDSFHSRIADASGNRRLARDIGRYRRLHLALNRQHTCVTDLQHAHDEHLRILRALEARDEAVARQAIVDHIREWKAFFVRTYFQNESSKRSQGR, from the coding sequence ATGACGACGTCCCTGAAGCTGCAACGAGTTCCCGGCGAGGCTCGTCTCTCCGAGGTGGCCTACGAAGCGATCCTGAATGCGATCATCTCCGGGCAACTGGCACCGGGCGACCCGATCGGGGTCCAGGCCCTAGCTCGCCAGTTCGCGATCAGCCGGACGCCCGTTCACGACGCCGTCCTCCAGCTCATCGGCGATGGCCTGGTGACGCAGCGGGCCAATCACAGGCCAACCGTTGCGTCGGCGAACGATCGGGAGGTCGCCGAGCTCTTCGACATGCGGGCATTGCTTGAGGGCGAGGCCGCGGCGCTCGCAGCCTCCCGCATCGACCGTCCCACGCTGCTCACGTTCCGTTCCGAGCTGGACAACCTTGCGTCTTCCTGGGAGCAGCCAGGTTGGGTCCAGCGCTGGGCTGAGCACGACGACTCCTTCCACTCCCGGATCGCCGACGCTTCCGGCAATCGTCGGCTCGCGCGCGATATCGGCCGGTATCGCCGGCTTCACCTTGCCCTGAACCGTCAGCACACCTGCGTGACCGATCTTCAGCACGCGCATGACGAACACCTCCGGATCCTCAGAGCCCTCGAGGCCCGCGACGAGGCCGTGGCGCGGCAGGCGATCGTCGACCACATCCGCGAGTGGAAGGCGTTCTTCGTGCGGACGTATTTCCAGAACGAGTCCTCGAAGCGGAGCCAAGGGCGATGA
- a CDS encoding calcium-binding protein — translation MRQLARRLFHSRKTNTSRARRPLRKPRVGMESLERRDLLTGIFQEANGDVRIEGSEGNDTVLVESILIEEYDRNGFSRKTNLRISMTDGTGQEHTLELPGMKMASGQLVAVNLSFEGYAGDDLFRAKNNLAQQHFSIAFPTYNTFDRSGVSRVTLSGGSGNDTLIGGGGNDIIVGGVGDDHIEGHGGLDFLAGDVGSDSQSNPIDHGNDTIYGGDGDDVIWGEGGNDLIHGDAGQDTLRGGGGSDHLYGNDGNDRLEGGPSNDTLKGGAGNDNLYGEDGHDDLFGDGGNDWLEGGNGNDDLHGGSGADKLWGGADHDLLYGGSGNDHLYGGSGNDHLYGQTGIDVLYGEAGDDYLHGGLDGSIDHLYGGSGKDKFKRELTPYGLDLDILADFNSNWDSRIT, via the coding sequence ATGCGTCAGCTCGCCCGCCGACTCTTCCACTCCCGCAAGACAAACACGTCGCGAGCCCGTCGCCCTCTCCGCAAGCCCCGGGTGGGGATGGAAAGCCTGGAACGCCGGGATCTCCTGACCGGGATCTTCCAGGAAGCGAACGGCGACGTCCGGATCGAGGGGTCCGAGGGGAACGACACCGTCCTGGTAGAATCGATCCTCATAGAGGAGTACGACCGCAACGGCTTCTCCCGCAAGACGAACCTGCGGATCTCGATGACCGACGGTACCGGCCAGGAGCACACTCTGGAACTGCCCGGGATGAAAATGGCCAGCGGACAGCTGGTCGCCGTCAACCTCAGCTTCGAGGGATACGCCGGAGATGATCTGTTTCGGGCCAAGAATAACCTTGCTCAGCAACACTTTTCGATCGCCTTCCCGACCTACAACACCTTCGATCGATCCGGCGTCTCGCGTGTGACCCTGTCCGGGGGATCAGGCAACGACACGCTCATCGGCGGCGGCGGCAACGACATCATCGTCGGCGGCGTGGGGGACGACCACATCGAGGGCCACGGCGGCCTCGACTTCCTCGCGGGTGACGTCGGCTCGGACTCGCAATCAAATCCCATCGACCACGGCAACGACACGATTTACGGCGGCGACGGTGACGACGTGATCTGGGGAGAGGGCGGCAATGACCTGATCCACGGCGATGCCGGCCAGGACACGCTCCGAGGGGGTGGCGGGAGTGATCACCTCTACGGTAACGACGGGAATGACCGCCTCGAAGGTGGCCCCTCAAACGACACCCTGAAAGGAGGCGCCGGGAACGACAACCTCTACGGCGAGGACGGACACGACGACCTCTTCGGCGACGGCGGCAACGACTGGCTCGAGGGGGGCAACGGGAATGACGACCTGCACGGCGGCTCGGGGGCAGACAAACTCTGGGGCGGAGCCGACCACGATCTCCTTTACGGCGGCAGCGGCAATGATCACCTCTACGGCGGCAGCGGCAATGATCACCTCTACGGCCAGACCGGGATCGACGTTCTCTACGGGGAAGCCGGCGACGACTACCTCCACGGCGGCCTCGACGGCTCCATCGACCACCTTTACGGGGGTTCCGGCAAGGATAAGTTCAAACGCGAGCTGACGCCGTATGGACTGGATCTCGACATCCTCGCGGACTTCAACAGCAACTGGGACAGTCGGATCACCTGA
- a CDS encoding ECF-type sigma factor, producing MEPTHSSMGSVTRWIGDLKEGDSEAASQLWRRYFASLVTLARKRMEGRRRSAASDEEDAALSAFHSLCRGAAQGHFDQLSDRDDLWRLLVVLTTRKALDQQNRERRLKRGGGRVLHEAELGKGMDDPGLAIGLDRIVGSEPTPEFAALVAEEYARRLDALDAPLREIALWRLEGYGNDEIAVRLGCSTRTVERKLDLIRRTWKEDFT from the coding sequence ATGGAACCGACGCATTCGAGCATGGGCTCCGTCACCCGATGGATCGGCGATCTGAAGGAGGGTGACTCCGAGGCGGCGTCGCAGCTCTGGAGGCGCTACTTCGCCAGCCTGGTCACTTTGGCTCGCAAGCGGATGGAGGGGCGCCGCCGCTCCGCCGCTTCGGACGAGGAAGACGCCGCTCTGTCCGCCTTCCACAGTCTCTGCCGCGGTGCCGCCCAGGGCCACTTCGACCAGCTGTCCGACCGTGACGACCTCTGGCGTCTCCTGGTCGTCCTTACAACCCGCAAGGCCCTCGACCAGCAGAATCGTGAGCGCCGCCTGAAGCGAGGCGGCGGCCGGGTCTTGCACGAGGCGGAACTCGGTAAGGGTATGGACGATCCGGGCCTCGCGATCGGGCTCGATCGGATCGTCGGTAGCGAACCGACGCCCGAATTCGCCGCGCTGGTCGCCGAGGAGTACGCCCGCCGTCTCGATGCGCTCGATGCCCCGCTACGCGAGATTGCGCTCTGGCGTCTGGAGGGCTACGGCAACGACGAGATCGCGGTCCGGCTCGGCTGCTCGACGCGGACGGTCGAACGCAAGCTCGATCTGATCCGCCGAACCTGGAAGGAGGACTTTACTTGA
- a CDS encoding protein kinase domain-containing protein: MSREPEEDSLPLDDARRIDELCDRFEAEWSAGRSPRIEELSASAGGSFREALLRELIALEVHLRRGRGESPSEADYHRRFPDLAPQVIEAFASSPGEDTHRDVPGFPEMGDGAEPPWNEPPASSRYRILRLHARGGLGQVSLAIDRELDREVALKEIQLDRADDPMSRERFVREAVLTARLDHPGVVPVYSLGRYRSGRPFYAMRFIQGETLKEAISRFHETRPPGRRGRTRSDGSGSEARTPMSTRRTAYFAEEPSLSGDAPFPSENRKADEEGHTEEPRELAFRRLLRHFVAVCNAVAYAHSRRVIHRDLKPANILLGPFGETLIVDWGLAKPLDASLEEARGIDAAATSPSDVGTLPDSLIGTPGFMSPEQASGDRGRLGPASDVYSLGAILCTILTGRPPVDVSTARTAIDQTINGQISTPSAIDPATPKALDAIARRALASRPEDRYPTAAALADDVERWLADEPVLAHEEPILARGSRWMRRHRTLASTGTVAVLATLVGLALIVAVQNEANDRIRASLDAERNARRLADQQSALALDAIRSYYTGVGEEVILSHPEFDDLRRRLLESPRRLFATLSANLEATSFPTLEDRFRLARARLDLARLNDLAGSVGEALGAAVEARVQLERLEAEYPQLPALGDTLAESAELQARLLYRQGHSEEGAEPARLALDLRRRSLERDPADPDLRHRLARSHWAYAELLRSQGQTGGLKLLEDGLELAGPLVKEQPGVAAFRNTLADLHLSLGNLQGTRGQRPDAIMNLEIAVDQFRQLVGRWPDDTHSWNLARGLSDLALNRLRVAVPRLNPGRPLDASQSGEVERAVALWREAETILDRLVRTSPNRTDYQGRLSDLYGNLGVALGLLGRAEELEAMAPRTLAIAERLAGRYPDDLKYPFDLAVTLTNLAVGEARRNRPEAALTHFERSRAVIGPLVERHPDNPTFRLFAATNDLNRAGPLQELGRDSESLASLKEAERTLVPLSRSAPDDPRVRNTLSTIYESQTRHHLRLGQADQATTSIFERRDLWRGTDSNRLYEVAVDFARCASQVDSSADDAGHPLDGRARHIADEAIESLRLALDAGYTDLGQLRSDPRLAILRSDPSFLKLFDRAFPLNPFVSGSDIR; encoded by the coding sequence ATGAGCCGGGAACCGGAAGAGGACTCGTTGCCGCTGGACGACGCCCGGCGCATCGACGAGTTGTGTGACCGCTTCGAGGCCGAGTGGTCCGCCGGCCGGTCGCCTCGGATTGAGGAACTCTCGGCGAGCGCGGGCGGCAGCTTCCGTGAAGCGCTGCTGCGAGAGCTCATTGCGCTCGAGGTGCATCTCCGCCGTGGTCGCGGTGAGTCGCCGTCCGAAGCGGACTATCATCGCCGCTTCCCCGACCTCGCCCCGCAGGTCATCGAGGCCTTTGCATCCTCTCCGGGAGAGGACACGCATCGCGATGTGCCCGGATTTCCAGAGATGGGGGACGGGGCCGAACCCCCCTGGAACGAACCTCCAGCGTCGAGCCGGTATCGCATCCTCCGGCTGCACGCTCGCGGCGGCCTTGGCCAGGTGTCGCTGGCCATCGATCGCGAGCTCGATCGGGAGGTGGCCCTCAAGGAGATCCAACTCGACCGCGCGGATGACCCCATGAGCCGGGAGCGCTTCGTCCGCGAGGCCGTGCTGACTGCGAGGCTGGACCATCCCGGCGTCGTGCCGGTCTATTCCCTGGGGCGATACCGGAGCGGACGCCCGTTCTACGCGATGCGGTTCATCCAGGGGGAGACGCTAAAGGAGGCGATTTCCCGGTTCCATGAGACGCGCCCGCCGGGTCGACGCGGTCGGACCCGATCGGACGGCTCGGGCAGCGAGGCCCGGACACCGATGTCGACGAGGAGGACCGCGTATTTTGCCGAGGAGCCGTCGCTTTCGGGCGATGCCCCGTTTCCGTCGGAGAACCGGAAGGCGGACGAGGAGGGGCATACCGAGGAACCTCGTGAGCTGGCGTTCCGTCGACTGCTCCGACACTTCGTCGCCGTCTGCAACGCTGTCGCCTATGCTCACAGCCGTCGTGTGATCCATCGCGATCTCAAGCCGGCCAACATCCTGCTCGGCCCGTTCGGCGAGACCTTGATTGTGGATTGGGGGCTTGCAAAGCCGCTTGACGCATCGCTCGAAGAGGCGAGGGGAATCGATGCCGCGGCCACTTCCCCGAGCGACGTCGGGACGCTGCCCGACTCGCTGATCGGGACCCCCGGATTCATGAGCCCGGAGCAGGCTTCAGGAGACCGCGGGCGGCTTGGCCCGGCGAGCGACGTGTACAGCCTCGGCGCCATCCTCTGTACGATTCTGACAGGCCGGCCGCCGGTCGACGTCTCGACGGCTCGGACGGCCATCGACCAGACCATCAACGGCCAGATCAGTACGCCTAGTGCAATCGATCCCGCGACCCCGAAAGCCCTTGATGCGATTGCGCGGAGGGCACTTGCGTCCCGACCCGAGGATCGCTATCCCACGGCTGCGGCCCTGGCCGACGACGTGGAACGATGGCTGGCCGACGAGCCGGTGCTCGCCCATGAGGAGCCGATCCTCGCCCGGGGAAGCCGATGGATGCGACGCCACAGAACCCTTGCCAGCACAGGAACCGTCGCCGTACTGGCCACCCTGGTCGGCCTCGCTCTGATCGTCGCTGTCCAGAACGAGGCCAATGATCGGATCCGAGCGTCGCTCGACGCCGAGCGCAACGCTCGACGTCTGGCCGATCAGCAGTCCGCGCTCGCGCTCGACGCGATCCGCTCGTATTACACGGGTGTCGGCGAGGAAGTCATCCTGTCTCACCCGGAATTCGACGACCTACGACGCCGGCTCCTCGAGTCCCCTCGAAGACTGTTCGCGACGCTCTCTGCGAACCTTGAGGCCACCAGTTTCCCGACCCTGGAGGATCGGTTCCGACTGGCCAGGGCGCGACTCGATCTCGCGCGTCTCAACGACCTGGCCGGTTCGGTCGGTGAGGCCCTTGGGGCCGCGGTCGAGGCCCGGGTGCAGCTGGAACGGCTGGAGGCAGAATATCCCCAACTTCCTGCGCTCGGCGACACGCTGGCCGAGTCGGCCGAGCTTCAGGCCAGGTTGCTCTATCGGCAAGGCCACTCGGAGGAGGGGGCGGAACCGGCACGACTGGCCCTCGATCTGCGTCGCCGCTCCCTGGAACGCGATCCGGCCGACCCGGACCTGCGTCACCGTCTCGCCCGCTCTCATTGGGCCTATGCCGAGCTACTTCGCAGCCAGGGGCAGACCGGTGGCTTGAAACTTCTTGAGGACGGACTCGAACTTGCGGGGCCACTCGTCAAGGAGCAACCCGGTGTCGCCGCCTTCCGGAACACGTTGGCCGACCTGCACCTTTCGCTTGGCAACCTGCAGGGGACACGAGGCCAGAGACCCGACGCGATCATGAACCTTGAGATCGCGGTCGATCAGTTTCGCCAGCTTGTCGGCCGGTGGCCGGACGATACCCATTCCTGGAATCTCGCCCGCGGCCTCAGCGACCTCGCGCTCAATCGGCTCCGCGTGGCGGTCCCTCGCCTGAACCCGGGTCGGCCGCTCGACGCGTCGCAGTCCGGCGAGGTCGAGCGAGCGGTTGCGCTCTGGCGCGAGGCCGAGACGATCCTGGATCGCCTCGTCCGGACGAGCCCCAATCGCACGGACTATCAGGGCCGCCTCTCGGACCTTTACGGCAATCTGGGCGTGGCCCTGGGCCTCCTCGGTCGAGCGGAGGAACTCGAGGCAATGGCACCGAGGACGCTGGCGATCGCGGAGCGCCTGGCGGGTCGCTACCCGGATGATCTCAAGTATCCGTTCGACCTCGCGGTCACGTTAACCAACCTTGCGGTGGGCGAGGCCCGGCGCAATCGGCCGGAAGCGGCGCTGACGCACTTTGAGCGATCCCGGGCGGTGATTGGTCCTCTTGTGGAGCGACACCCCGACAACCCCACGTTCCGCCTGTTCGCGGCGACGAATGACCTGAATCGGGCTGGGCCTCTCCAGGAGCTGGGTCGTGACTCGGAGTCGTTGGCCTCGCTCAAGGAAGCGGAGCGGACCCTGGTCCCGCTCTCTCGCTCGGCCCCCGACGACCCGCGGGTCCGCAACACACTCTCGACGATCTACGAGTCGCAAACGCGGCATCACCTCCGGCTCGGTCAGGCCGACCAGGCCACGACATCCATCTTCGAACGACGAGACCTCTGGCGTGGAACTGACTCGAATCGACTCTATGAGGTCGCCGTCGATTTCGCGAGGTGCGCCTCACAGGTCGATTCCTCGGCGGATGACGCGGGCCATCCCCTCGACGGGCGGGCTCGTCACATTGCGGACGAGGCGATCGAGTCGCTTCGACTCGCCCTCGATGCCGGATATACCGACCTCGGCCAACTCCGATCCGATCCCAGACTCGCGATCTTGCGCTCCGATCCGAGCTTTCTGAAGCTCTTTGACCGTGCGTTTCCGCTCAACCCCTTCGTTTCCGGATCAGACATCCGATAG
- a CDS encoding MATE family efflux transporter yields MSRETVIRESANATTSAPEEACRGRSRPGGSRELLTLALPLVVSQSFMTAQVFADTLLLAWHDPLEMAASFPAMMWFWLPFGLLQATAAYVATFVAQYTGAGRHHRVGPAVWQGIHFAVAAGLVFLLMVPAAPSLIALGGHTSALQGLEVTYLRCLSFAALPMLFMSAINGFFSGRGQTWTVLGIEVVGTAVNISGGLVLISGRLGFPEWGIAGAGWSTVSGSWVSATVALVLFLRPRFAREFRTLAGWRPERELFGRLLRYGLPAGSQVFSDVLVFHVFVQLVGRLGEAQAGATALTVRLNMVAFLPMLGMVQAVSILVGQRLGGEQPDLAERSAYTGLRWVVGYMGLVAVAYLAIPGVMVSVFEGQGDPEHFAAVAELVPALLAMAAAYSLADGANMTFGFALRGAGDTRFVSIVTFLLAWPIMVVPTYLLVRSSGAIEWAWAFATAYILAMAVCFSLRFRSGKWKAMRVIESAEID; encoded by the coding sequence ATGAGTCGAGAGACTGTGATTCGAGAGAGTGCCAATGCCACCACCTCAGCCCCTGAGGAGGCATGTCGCGGCCGATCAAGGCCGGGGGGAAGCCGTGAACTCCTGACCCTTGCCTTGCCCTTGGTCGTGAGCCAGAGCTTCATGACCGCTCAGGTCTTCGCCGATACCCTGCTGCTCGCCTGGCACGACCCCTTGGAAATGGCCGCCTCCTTCCCGGCCATGATGTGGTTCTGGCTCCCCTTCGGCCTGCTCCAGGCCACCGCCGCCTATGTCGCCACCTTCGTCGCCCAGTACACGGGTGCCGGCCGGCATCATCGCGTCGGCCCGGCCGTCTGGCAGGGTATCCATTTCGCTGTAGCGGCCGGGCTGGTCTTCCTGCTTATGGTCCCGGCCGCCCCGTCGCTGATCGCCCTGGGTGGGCACACTTCGGCCTTACAAGGACTGGAAGTCACCTATCTTCGCTGCCTGAGCTTCGCCGCCCTGCCCATGCTTTTCATGTCCGCCATCAACGGCTTCTTCTCCGGCAGAGGCCAGACATGGACGGTGCTGGGCATCGAGGTCGTTGGCACCGCCGTGAACATCTCCGGGGGGCTTGTCCTAATTTCCGGCCGCCTTGGCTTCCCCGAGTGGGGCATTGCCGGGGCCGGCTGGTCCACCGTATCCGGCTCATGGGTCTCCGCCACGGTTGCGCTCGTTCTCTTCCTTCGGCCCCGCTTCGCGCGCGAGTTCCGCACCCTGGCCGGCTGGCGCCCAGAGCGTGAGCTCTTCGGGAGGCTCCTGCGCTACGGCCTTCCGGCCGGCTCTCAGGTCTTCTCCGACGTCCTGGTCTTTCACGTCTTCGTACAGCTCGTCGGTCGGCTCGGCGAGGCCCAGGCCGGGGCCACGGCGTTGACCGTCCGTCTGAACATGGTGGCCTTCCTGCCGATGCTGGGTATGGTCCAGGCCGTCTCGATCCTCGTCGGCCAGCGCCTGGGGGGCGAGCAGCCCGACCTGGCCGAGCGATCGGCCTACACGGGGCTACGATGGGTGGTCGGCTACATGGGACTGGTCGCAGTTGCCTACCTGGCGATTCCCGGCGTGATGGTCTCGGTCTTCGAGGGCCAGGGCGACCCGGAGCACTTCGCTGCCGTGGCCGAGCTGGTGCCGGCCTTGCTGGCGATGGCGGCGGCCTATTCGCTGGCCGACGGTGCAAACATGACATTCGGCTTCGCCCTCCGCGGGGCCGGAGACACACGATTCGTCTCGATCGTAACGTTCCTGCTGGCCTGGCCGATCATGGTCGTGCCGACCTACCTGCTTGTCCGGTCCAGCGGAGCAATCGAATGGGCGTGGGCCTTCGCGACGGCGTACATTCTGGCGATGGCAGTCTGCTTCTCGCTTCGGTTTCGATCGGGGAAGTGGAAAGCGATGAGAGTCATTGAGTCGGCCGAAATTGACTGA